Part of the Candidatus Brocadia sinica JPN1 genome, ATTGCGCTTGGTGTTGCCCTCGCACTTGTGCTTATGACGGTTACCTATTCGATCCATCCGCCAGCAGGTGCAACGGCGTATGTGGCCGTTCAGACCGGGGGGTTAGGTGTTGGATATATGTATATCTTGAATCCCGTTATTTTGGGCGCTTTTATTTTGATATTAATTGGTGTCATTTTTAATAAGATGGGGAAAAGGGATTATCCGACACATTGGTGGTAATAGTATGAGCGACACAATGGATGGGCACTTATTCATGGATTTGGGGAAGTAATTTGTTAAATTACGGAGAAAACTATGTATATCTCGATTAAAAATCGGCTTATTTTTTTGCTAATCGTATTCACGTTGCTCCCATTTGTTTTGTTAAGAATCATAGCATATCCGAGGGTTCAGGCGGACCTTCAGGAAGTGCTTATAAGAAATCTTGATGGTGTTGGTCATAAACAAGCTGAATTGGTAACTTCCTGGGTGCAGGAAAGGATGAAAAATGCCCGCGTCATCGCAAACAACCCATTGATGGTCAAATGCGCAAAGATCACAAAGGAGGATAAAGATTTTGCAGATATCGTCCAATATCTTGAGGTAGTAAAGGATGAGTATGGTTATAAAGGTGTTCTTGTAAGTAATGATAAAGGCTTGGTAACAGTTGCTACGGCGGAAGAAGGCATAGGAACCGACATTTCGCAAATGGATTACTTCAGGGAGGCACTACAAGGAAATACATTTATATCGAATGTTTTTCCATCTGAAATCCCGCTTGCCAATGAATTGGGGGAGAAAGAGCTGGGTATGCCTACGATGTTTGTTTCGACGCCACTTAAGGATCGTGATGGAGTTGTAGTTGGCGTTGTTGCCATTAGAGTAGACGAAAAGACCCTGAACGATTTGATGTTAAGTCTTCATTTGGGGAAGACAGGAGAGACATATCTGGTAAATAAAGATGGGTATATGATCACCGAATCGAGATTTGCTGCACATTTAAAAGAGATGGGATTGGTTAAAAAAAGGTGCGCATTGGAATTGAAGTTGGTTAATCCAGAAACTGGAGAATTAACCAGCGGTGTCCAGCAGTGTATTGCAGGGAATAGTGGATTTGATGCGAAAGGTTATAAGGACTATAGCGGCTTGACGGTTCTTGGTGTATGGCGCTGGTTGCCGGAGTTTAATTGGGGCGTTATTGCTGAAATCGACAGGGACGAGGGGTATGGAGCCGCCTATAATCTTAATTATATTGTGAGTTCAGTGTTGTTGGTGATTGCATTTCCCATTGTAATTGTGGCGTATATTATTGGCAGAAAAACCTCGACACCGATTATTAAGCTGACTGAAGTAACGAAAAAGATGGCCTCCGGGGATTTGTCGCAAAGGGTTGATATAAAGAGGGAAGATGAGATTGGTGAATTAGCGAATTCCTTTAACGTGATGGCGAAATCTCTGGATGAAAAGACGAGGGAGGTAGTGGAGTCCGAAAAACGATATAGAGAATTATTTAACTCCATAAAGGAAGGTATTTATCAATCTGAACCTGGCGTTGAGGGTGTATTTACATTTATCAATAAGTCCGGCGCAGAAATATTGGGATACAGTAGCCCGGAAGAAGTGATCGGGACAAAGGTAAAAAATATCTATGTAGATCCGGAGGACAGAAGACGCCTCTGTGAGAAACTTGAAAAAGATGGGGTGTGGAGGGAATTTGTATCCCTTTGTAAGAGGAAGAATGGTGAAAGTTTTTATGCAGAACGTACAAGTAATATGCTGAGGGATGAGAAGGGAAGCCCTGTAGCTATCTACGGGGTACTCAGGGATATCTCAGAGAGGAAGAAGGCAGAGCAGGAGATTACCGAATCAGAAAAGAGATATCGCTTGTTATTCGATTCCCTAAAAGAAGGTGTTTATCAATCTGAACCCGAAGTGGACGGTACGTTTATATGGATTAACCGAGCCGGAGCTGAAGTTCTGGGTTATAAGTCTCCTGAAGAAGTAATTGGAATGAAGGTAAAGGATATTTATGTGAATCCGGATGACCGCATAAAGGTGGTTGAAAAGCTATCCAAAGAAGGCGTTTGGAAGGGTTTTGTATCTTTTTGTAAGAGGAAAAATGGCGAACGCTTCTATATGGAACGGACATCTAATATGATTGCTGATGAGAAGGGCAAACCTGTTCGCGTTGATGGAATATTTAGAGATATTACCGAACGAAAGAAGCTTGAAGAGGAATTGCAGGAATCTGAAAGACATCATAGACAATTACTGAATTCGTTGAGAGAGGGGATCTATCAGTGTGAACCTACTGAAGATGGGGTATTTACATGGATCAACCAGTCTGGCGCTGAGATACTTGGCTATGGTTCGCCAGAAGAAGTAATTGGCACACGGGTTAAGGATGTATATGTAAATCCCGATGATCGGAAAGAATTGGTAGAAAAGCTTGAAAAAGAAGGGGTATGGAGGGATTTTACATCATATTGCAAAAGGAAAAATGGAGAGCGATTCATTTCAGAAAGGACATGCAATCTCGTGCGCGATGAAAACGGTAAAGCGGTACGAATTGAAGGTGTATTCAGGGATATTACAGAAAGATAAAGCGATTATTTTTAGGAAGATTTTCAAAACGCTGAACTAGGAGCAGAAAATTATGGGAAATGAAATAGTAAAGGGCTTATCCGTTAATGCGAAGACCCTTATTATAATATTGCTGTTTGTGAATGTAGGGTTTGCATCCAAGATGATAAATAAATACTATGCCATGAAGGAGGCAGGTTATATCAGGGAAAAAACCTTCCATGAACAACTCGAAAAAAGGGTGATGAAGGCCTTCGGTTCTATGGAAGAGTTGAATAAGATGGTTAATGATATTACTAGGCAAAAAGAAGATGCAGAAAAGATAGCAGCTTCTTTTAAGACACAGGGCGAGCAACTCAAGCTCGTGAACATGAAGCTTGAAGATGCAAAGGCAAAACTGGAGGAGGAAAAGGCCCGGTTGCAAAAGGAGATATGGGAATTAGAAGATTCGCTGTCCCTTGCAAAGAAAACGCTGAGTAACAAGGATGTGACCATTCGGGAACTCATGGGGAGTCTGGAGCGAGTTGAAAAAGAAAATGCGGCGCTGAAAAAACAGTTTGATGAGCACTCGAAAACGCCAGAATGGAGTCTTCCCAAACAATAAAAGATGATATTAATGGTAAAATCGAAAGATTTTTATGGCAAGGGTTTTAATTATAGAAGAGCAGGAGAAAGCCAGAAAGTCACTGGTAAGTGTCTTTAAGCGAGAGGGTTTTGAAACATGCGACGGAACGGGGTGGGGTGGTGCGGCAGAGTTATTCGGAAGAAATGCCTATGACCTTATTATCGTTGATTTGGGTGTAAGACCTGCTGATGGCTATGAAGTATTAAAGACGATCAGATTCTCTAACTCTGATGCTGAGATTGTAGCAATAATTTCTCAGAATATCTATGATGCAGACCGACTGGCTAGTTGTGGAGTGTATGATTGCATACTGAAGCCTTTCAGACAGAAAGATGTAATCGATATAGGAAAGAAGGCGCTCGAAAAAAAACTATTAGCTGACAAAGTCCGTAACCTGGAACAGATCATGGATATGAACAAAATGATTCTCAGAAAAAAGAGTTGAAGCGGAATTCAGCCAATGGGGGGATTTGCTTGTCTGATTGTTTAGAAATAAGGGAAAGGAGGTATGATAAAAAATTAAAAATATAAAAAGAGTTTTTGCCCGTTAGATGTTGGAAGTTTGTAATAAGAGGAGAAATATGTTAAAAAAGGGGTGTTGTTTTGAAGTTGATATTCACAACAACATTTTAGAGGAGAACAATTAATGTTATATACTGCGAACGTAGATGCAATTGCTGCGGTGTCTCTTAAAAAAGCCACTGCAATGAAACACAGTCTAACAGGTTTTTTGACACTCTCTGTGATGGCTGGTTTTTACATTGGATTTGGTGTTATCCTTGCTTTTATTGCTGCCGCTCCGGTTGCAGCGCTAAATCCAGGGATTGGTAAGATAGTTGCCGGCGCAACCTTTGGTATTGCATTGTCATTAGTAATTGTTGGTGGAGCCGAGCTGTTTACGGGGTATAACCTCCTTATATTTAAGGGAACACTGAGGGGCACTATAACGCTTGGTGATTCCATGCTGGGCTGGTTTTGGACGTACTTAGGGAACCTGGGTGGATCAATGCTCTTTGCGCTTATGGTTATTGCGGCTGGTATCTTTGCTCCCGATCCGTGGAAGTCATTCATACTTAAGGTGGCCACCTATAAATCTACTGCGCCATGGTGGGAACTATTCTTCAGGGGTATCTTCTGTAACTGGCTGGTATGTCTTGCAATATGGTCAACCTTCAGGTGCACGAGCGATTCCGGCAAATTGATTATGATATGGTGGTGCTTATTCGCCTTTATTACGACAGGCATGGAACACAGCGTTGCGAATATGACAATATTGACGATCGCAAATTTATTGCCCCACGACCCTGCCGCAATTTCATGGGGTAAGATGTTTGGTTGGAATCTTGTCTCTGTTACCCTTGGTAACATTGTGGGAGGTACATTCTTTGTCACATTCCTGTATTGGTTCGCAAATGCCATGGATGAAAGGGGCGCCAGGACGATGGAGGCCATAAAAGGAGGTTCCGGAAGCGCAGGTCTTCCTCGAGCAGGCGGGTCTCCTGAGGAGATTAAGGATGTTAAGGTAAAGATGAAGTCGTAAATTCTTCGTGAGAACGTAAAGGTTGTTCGTAAAAAATTCGGATAGAACTAACCAAAAAGGCCAGCATAAAATGCTGGCCTTTTTGTGTGATTGTTAGAGAAAAAAGACAGTATAAAAATTTTATTCTTGTTCGGAGACTTTCCGTTCATTATTGCTGAAAAGCCTCCCCAATAGCGTAAAGTTTCCCGTCATTGGAGCCGATATAAATGGTGCCATCGGCATCAATAGCCGGTGACGATTCTATTGCACATCCTGTTTCAAAGAGCCACTTCAAACTTCCATTGGAATTAAGGGCATACAGTTTTTTATCTCTGGAACCAACATAAATGGTACCGTCAGATCCAACAGCAGGAGATGAATGAACAGAAGAGCCAGTTTCAAAACTCCACTTCAGTTTCCCACTGGAGGTAAATGCATAGAGATTGTTGTCTCCGGAGCCGAAGTATATGGTTCCTTCAGTGTCAATAGCAGCAGAAGAATCGATATCGTATTTGGTGTCAAACGTC contains:
- a CDS encoding formate/nitrite transporter family protein; this encodes MLYTANVDAIAAVSLKKATAMKHSLTGFLTLSVMAGFYIGFGVILAFIAAAPVAALNPGIGKIVAGATFGIALSLVIVGGAELFTGYNLLIFKGTLRGTITLGDSMLGWFWTYLGNLGGSMLFALMVIAAGIFAPDPWKSFILKVATYKSTAPWWELFFRGIFCNWLVCLAIWSTFRCTSDSGKLIMIWWCLFAFITTGMEHSVANMTILTIANLLPHDPAAISWGKMFGWNLVSVTLGNIVGGTFFVTFLYWFANAMDERGARTMEAIKGGSGSAGLPRAGGSPEEIKDVKVKMKS
- a CDS encoding PAS domain S-box protein, encoding MYISIKNRLIFLLIVFTLLPFVLLRIIAYPRVQADLQEVLIRNLDGVGHKQAELVTSWVQERMKNARVIANNPLMVKCAKITKEDKDFADIVQYLEVVKDEYGYKGVLVSNDKGLVTVATAEEGIGTDISQMDYFREALQGNTFISNVFPSEIPLANELGEKELGMPTMFVSTPLKDRDGVVVGVVAIRVDEKTLNDLMLSLHLGKTGETYLVNKDGYMITESRFAAHLKEMGLVKKRCALELKLVNPETGELTSGVQQCIAGNSGFDAKGYKDYSGLTVLGVWRWLPEFNWGVIAEIDRDEGYGAAYNLNYIVSSVLLVIAFPIVIVAYIIGRKTSTPIIKLTEVTKKMASGDLSQRVDIKREDEIGELANSFNVMAKSLDEKTREVVESEKRYRELFNSIKEGIYQSEPGVEGVFTFINKSGAEILGYSSPEEVIGTKVKNIYVDPEDRRRLCEKLEKDGVWREFVSLCKRKNGESFYAERTSNMLRDEKGSPVAIYGVLRDISERKKAEQEITESEKRYRLLFDSLKEGVYQSEPEVDGTFIWINRAGAEVLGYKSPEEVIGMKVKDIYVNPDDRIKVVEKLSKEGVWKGFVSFCKRKNGERFYMERTSNMIADEKGKPVRVDGIFRDITERKKLEEELQESERHHRQLLNSLREGIYQCEPTEDGVFTWINQSGAEILGYGSPEEVIGTRVKDVYVNPDDRKELVEKLEKEGVWRDFTSYCKRKNGERFISERTCNLVRDENGKAVRIEGVFRDITER
- a CDS encoding response regulator, coding for MARVLIIEEQEKARKSLVSVFKREGFETCDGTGWGGAAELFGRNAYDLIIVDLGVRPADGYEVLKTIRFSNSDAEIVAIISQNIYDADRLASCGVYDCILKPFRQKDVIDIGKKALEKKLLADKVRNLEQIMDMNKMILRKKS